The DNA window GCTCCACATCGTTAATATTATCCAATCCCTTAAATTTCAGGATCACAAATTGTTTGAAAAATCGGACGTTCTGGACCTCCAATAGGATCTTCTCTTTCCCCGTATCCAGCAATACCTCCGTCAGATCCTGAAAACGAGCCGGATCATCTGTTGTTGGAAAAACTTTTACTTCTCCCCGGATCCCGTGGGTAGATGTGATCACTCCCACCTGAAATATCTCTTCCATATTTATCTCCTTCTATACAGAATCGGGACAGACCTGAATGCTTCAGGCCTGCCCCTCCATGAAGGGAACTCCCTTAATCCATAATGTCTACGATCACTTTCTTATCTTCTTTGGCTGCTGCCGCTTTGACCACCGCACGGATCGCCTTTGCGATACGCCCCTGTTTTCCAATGACTTTTCCCATATCAGAATCTGCCACCCGTACTTCCAGGATCGTGGTCTTCTTCTCTTCCCTCTCCGTCACTACAACGCTGTCAGGATCGTCCACCAAAGATTTCGCGATCACTTCCACCAGTTCTTTCATTTCGTACACCCCCAGGACTTTGCTTATTTCTCAATGCCTGCCGCCTTGAAAATCTTGCTGACCGTCTCTGTCGGCTGTGCACCTGTGTTCAGCCATTTCTTAGCTACTTCCTCGTCAACGGAAATCGCGCTCGGTTCACAGTTCGGATCGTAGATACCGATCTCATCGATGAATCTTCCGTCTCTTGGAGATCTGGAATCAGCCACTACGATTCTATAGAAAGGAGCCTTCTTCTGTCCCATTCTTCTCAATCTGATCTTTACTGCCATTTGTTTCACCTCCGTAAATTTCGTTTATTTTTTATGATATAAAACGCATAAATTATGCGGTATATCCTGTTAGAAAGGCATCCGGAATCGATTTTTCCTGCCGCCTTTTCCCAGCATTTTCATCATCTTCTTCATCTCAGCAAACTGTTTCACCATCCGGTTGACTTCGCTGATATCCACGCCCGCCCCTCTGGCGATGCGGTGTTTCCTGGACGGATTCAGAAGATCCGGATTCCTTCTCTCTTCTATCGTCATAGAGTAGATCATGGCTTCCATGCGGGCCATGCTCTTTTCCGCCTGGGCCGTCTGTTCTTCGGTGATCCCTTTCTTCCCAAGGCCGCCCATGCCTCCCATACCGCCAAGGCCCGGCATCATGCTCATGATACTGCCCAAACCGCCCATTTTCTTCATCTGCTTCATGCTCTCCAGGTAATCTTCAAAATCAAACTGGGCTTTCTTGAGCTTCTTGCTCATTTCCTTAGCTTTTTCTTCATCGATCTCAGCTTCCGCCTTCTCAATCAAGGTAAGTACATCGCCCATTCCCAAGATTCTGGAAGCCATTCGATCCGGGTGGAACTGTTCCAGGTCAGAAAGCTTCTCACCCATTCCAGCGTATAAGATCGGCTTGCCAGTCACCGCTTTTACAGACAAAGCCGCGCCGCCTCTGGTATCGCCGTCTAATTTTGTAATGATAACGCCGTCAACACCGGCCTTCTCATTAAATTCCTTTGCCACATTAACCGCGTCCTGGCCGGTCATGGCGTCGATCACCAAGATCGTCTGATGGACCGTCACTGCTTCTTTGATCTCCTGAAGCTCTTTCATCATATCTTCATCGATATGAAGCCGTCCGGCTGTATCCAAAATAATGATGTTGTTCCCGTTTTTCTGCGCGTGTTCCAGGGCCGCCTTAGCGATATTGGCAGGCTTATGGTTCTCTCCCATGGAGAAGACCTCCACCCCCTGCTTTTCCCCGTTGACCTGCAATTGTTTGATGGCTGCCGGACGGTAAACGTCGCAGGCTACCAAAAGGGGCTTTTTCCCTTTCAGTTTAAACTTGCCCGCCAGTTTGGCCGCGGTAGTGGTCTTACCAGCGCCTTGGAGTCCCGCCATCAGGATCACGGTAGCCGCGCTTCCCGGCTGGAGCTGGATCTCAGTCGTCTCAGATCCCATCAATTTGATCAGTTCTTCATTAACGATCTTGATCACCATCTGACCCGGATTCAGACCATTCATCACATCCTGGCCGACCGCCCGTTCCTGGACATTTTTGATAAAGTCCTTGACCACTTTGAAGTTGACGTCAGCGGCCAGAAGCGCTCGCTTGATCTCCTTCATGGCCTCCTTTACGTCGTCTTCTGTCAGCCGTCCCTTGCCTCTTAAGCTTTTAAATATATTCTGAAGTTTTTCTGTCAGACTGTCAAATGCCATTCCTATAACTCCTGTATCTTCTATATCTCCCGCGGCACTACAATTCCTCTATGATCTCTCCGGAAATGCGCCGGATCTCTTCCAGGGCTTTCCTGTCTTTCCCCGCCTCGTACCGATCCAGCAGTTCGTCAATCTGCTTCACCTTATTTTTTACCGCCAGGAACCGCTCTACCAGATGCAGCTTTCCCTCATAGCCATCCAGCGTCTGGGTACATCTGCGGATCAAATCGTGCACCCCTTGCCGGCTGATTCCGGCTTCCTTGGCGATCTCAGCAGAAGAAAGATCATCCAGGATAAATCTTCCGTAGATCTCTTTCTGGTGATCTGTGAGCAGTTCTCCATAAAAATCAAAAAGCAGCGCCTGCTTAAGAATCTCATTCATTCTTATCACCTGAGTGGTATCATACACGAAAAAGAATGGGGTGTCAAGTATTTTTTCTTGACAGCTTTTTTAATTGGGGCCGGGGGATTTTTAAAAATCCCCCGGCCCCAATAAACGTTCTACATCCAGAAGGCCCCATCCGTCTCCGCTTCCAGTCCTCCGGCAGCTTTCCCGCAGTTTTAGTTTTATTTCCACATTGCTCATGTCTGGATATTTGGACAGCAGCATAGCTCCC is part of the Lachnospiraceae bacterium KGMB03038 genome and encodes:
- the rpsP gene encoding 30S ribosomal protein S16 is translated as MAVKIRLRRMGQKKAPFYRIVVADSRSPRDGRFIDEIGIYDPNCEPSAISVDEEVAKKWLNTGAQPTETVSKIFKAAGIEK
- a CDS encoding signal recognition particle protein gives rise to the protein MAFDSLTEKLQNIFKSLRGKGRLTEDDVKEAMKEIKRALLAADVNFKVVKDFIKNVQERAVGQDVMNGLNPGQMVIKIVNEELIKLMGSETTEIQLQPGSAATVILMAGLQGAGKTTTAAKLAGKFKLKGKKPLLVACDVYRPAAIKQLQVNGEKQGVEVFSMGENHKPANIAKAALEHAQKNGNNIIILDTAGRLHIDEDMMKELQEIKEAVTVHQTILVIDAMTGQDAVNVAKEFNEKAGVDGVIITKLDGDTRGGAALSVKAVTGKPILYAGMGEKLSDLEQFHPDRMASRILGMGDVLTLIEKAEAEIDEEKAKEMSKKLKKAQFDFEDYLESMKQMKKMGGLGSIMSMMPGLGGMGGMGGLGKKGITEEQTAQAEKSMARMEAMIYSMTIEERRNPDLLNPSRKHRIARGAGVDISEVNRMVKQFAEMKKMMKMLGKGGRKNRFRMPF
- a CDS encoding DNA-binding protein, with protein sequence MNEILKQALLFDFYGELLTDHQKEIYGRFILDDLSSAEIAKEAGISRQGVHDLIRRCTQTLDGYEGKLHLVERFLAVKNKVKQIDELLDRYEAGKDRKALEEIRRISGEIIEEL
- a CDS encoding KH domain-containing protein; the encoded protein is MKELVEVIAKSLVDDPDSVVVTEREEKKTTILEVRVADSDMGKVIGKQGRIAKAIRAVVKAAAAKEDKKVIVDIMD